The Spirosoma radiotolerans genome has a window encoding:
- a CDS encoding SLBB domain-containing protein, whose protein sequence is MFLKDKLSRFTHQIRSCHVVFILLVLTGSYQAIAQQPRSRVDQLSDEDVQNFYRKAQASGLSEVQIEQAAMSQGYTLDDIAKMRKRMAQIRTLTSLPQNNLPPESFKGRSFPSDLSVRRDTLLPDTMRRDTSRKLKVFGASLFENAKMSFEPNLRIATPRNYVVGPDDEIKVDISGASTGAFDLKVSPDGTVKVPDLAPIFVSGLTIEQAEQRIIARLRQGGYQGLGKAGSGTSANVSLTNIRSIRVILVGEVVRPGTYTISSLGSVLNALYLAGGPNPETGSFRKIQVIRGNRVVRTLDLYDFILRADQRDNIPLRDQDVIRVADYETHVELNGQVRRPAIFEVLPGETLKTVLGFAGGFGEDAYRASITLRRNTARERRIVTITEEQIATFVPKAGDKYNVGKILERYENRVQIAGAVMRPGDYALEPGLETVKQLITRAEGLRKDAFTNRATIIRERADMDRENLSFDLGKLVRGEVADIPLQSQDSLTVLSIRDLREAYYVTIEGAVNRPDTVEFVANMSVADLIAHAGGFQEGAKPNLVEVARRIRQDSVGVRTTTQEIHRFSIDRNLKITAMEGSADNASFRLQPFDIVYVRTSINYEEQRQVNVYGEVMQPGNYVIYNRQERIGDIIQRAGGLKPEAYLAGAQFKRKGQLIGNDLRNLIADPGGEENLLLQDEDTLFIPRRSEIITVQGAVLNPASVSYKADYSFNDYISEAGGFTDNARQRKAYVNYPNGRKDRTHNFLFFTSRPHVEPGSTIVVPFKPIDSNRLSSAERIGILSLLATVSIALINVILR, encoded by the coding sequence ATGTTTCTTAAGGACAAATTGTCACGCTTTACCCATCAAATTCGCTCCTGTCACGTCGTTTTCATATTGTTAGTATTGACAGGATCATACCAAGCTATAGCTCAACAACCCCGTTCGCGGGTCGATCAGTTGAGTGATGAGGACGTACAAAACTTCTACCGGAAGGCCCAGGCAAGTGGGCTAAGTGAAGTACAGATTGAGCAGGCTGCTATGTCGCAGGGGTATACCCTAGATGACATAGCCAAGATGCGGAAACGCATGGCCCAGATTCGAACGCTGACCTCGTTGCCACAAAATAATCTCCCACCCGAAAGCTTCAAAGGCAGATCGTTTCCTTCAGATCTTTCGGTACGCAGGGATACACTACTGCCTGACACAATGCGTAGGGATACTAGTCGTAAGTTAAAGGTTTTTGGGGCTTCCCTGTTCGAAAATGCCAAAATGTCATTTGAGCCGAACTTGCGTATCGCAACACCCCGTAACTATGTAGTTGGCCCGGACGATGAAATAAAAGTGGACATTTCTGGGGCATCGACGGGCGCTTTTGACTTAAAAGTTAGTCCGGATGGAACCGTAAAAGTGCCTGATCTGGCGCCCATTTTTGTTAGTGGGTTGACTATTGAACAAGCTGAGCAACGGATCATTGCCCGATTACGGCAGGGCGGCTACCAGGGATTGGGTAAAGCAGGAAGTGGCACCAGCGCTAATGTAAGCCTAACGAATATCCGGAGTATCCGGGTCATTCTGGTTGGTGAAGTCGTTCGACCGGGTACCTATACCATTTCATCGTTGGGTTCTGTGCTGAATGCCCTTTATCTGGCGGGTGGACCTAATCCTGAAACCGGGTCTTTCCGGAAAATCCAGGTTATACGGGGCAACCGCGTCGTCAGAACCCTTGACCTGTACGATTTCATTCTTCGTGCTGACCAGCGGGATAATATACCTTTACGGGATCAGGACGTAATCCGCGTGGCCGATTACGAAACACATGTTGAGCTAAACGGGCAGGTGCGCCGACCCGCTATTTTTGAAGTATTACCGGGCGAAACGCTGAAGACGGTGCTGGGTTTTGCCGGTGGTTTTGGCGAAGATGCCTACCGGGCGTCTATCACGCTACGGCGCAATACGGCCCGCGAACGTCGCATTGTGACCATTACTGAAGAGCAGATTGCTACATTTGTACCAAAAGCTGGCGACAAATACAACGTCGGTAAAATTCTCGAACGGTACGAAAACCGAGTTCAGATAGCGGGCGCTGTCATGCGGCCCGGCGACTATGCACTTGAGCCGGGTTTAGAAACGGTCAAGCAGTTAATTACGCGAGCGGAGGGACTTCGTAAAGACGCCTTCACGAACCGGGCAACCATCATTCGCGAGCGCGCGGATATGGATCGAGAGAATCTATCCTTCGATTTAGGGAAATTAGTACGGGGCGAAGTGGCTGATATACCTTTACAGAGCCAGGACAGCCTGACCGTATTGTCGATTCGCGATCTTCGTGAGGCTTATTACGTTACGATTGAAGGGGCTGTCAATCGCCCAGACACGGTTGAATTCGTGGCTAATATGAGCGTGGCGGATCTTATCGCCCATGCCGGTGGCTTTCAGGAAGGCGCTAAGCCAAATTTAGTTGAAGTTGCCCGTCGGATTCGGCAGGACTCGGTTGGTGTACGTACAACAACGCAGGAAATACACCGTTTTTCGATAGATCGTAATTTGAAAATTACGGCTATGGAAGGTAGCGCAGACAATGCTTCATTTCGACTTCAGCCGTTTGATATCGTCTACGTCCGTACCTCAATCAATTACGAGGAACAACGTCAGGTGAATGTATATGGAGAAGTGATGCAACCGGGTAACTATGTTATATACAACCGACAGGAACGAATTGGCGATATCATTCAACGAGCTGGAGGCCTAAAGCCAGAAGCTTATTTGGCGGGTGCTCAATTCAAGCGAAAAGGCCAGTTGATTGGGAATGACTTACGCAACCTCATCGCCGATCCAGGCGGTGAAGAAAACCTATTGCTTCAGGATGAAGATACATTATTTATTCCCCGGCGCTCCGAAATTATTACTGTGCAAGGTGCTGTGCTAAACCCGGCATCAGTCAGTTACAAAGCGGATTATTCATTTAACGATTACATCAGCGAAGCGGGAGGGTTTACCGATAACGCCCGTCAACGTAAAGCGTACGTGAATTATCCTAACGGGCGTAAGGACCGAACTCATAATTTTTTATTCTTTACATCGCGTCCCCATGTTGAGCCTGGCTCAACAATTGTTGTGCCTTTCAAGCCCATCGACTCTAATCGATTAAGTTCAGCAGAGCGAATCGGTATCTTGTCATTATTGGCGACGGTCTCTATTGCGCTTATTAATGTTATACTTCGTTAA